In Mytilus galloprovincialis chromosome 1, xbMytGall1.hap1.1, whole genome shotgun sequence, the following are encoded in one genomic region:
- the LOC143069645 gene encoding uncharacterized protein LOC143069645: MAGGKETGFKDFNIVKPNSPATQNSPHAEIEQPTAGSSNVQQSPTESNVSSPEHRLVIAENIEQSLVPTKTPKSNVKWNIEKLVQNDDDMSLEKNKILMNLHNDERKPPQGILKSTPSIKEQHNRPYLYGSQKGQQISEPEKRVNLMFKQPAQQRDLNKSVQEQRNLQNIHQSPSSPLATPQNVHQMQPQSQYLYSANQPSQTHGQQPAYHENNYPNLQVNQQQYTPNNAYQQPKYPQNIQNQQLQNPPSIANQQRQCPPNSTNQPIQYQSNLTNHQLQHPTDSAYQQLQFPPNTAYQQQQYSTNMTNHQILYSPNMSNQELQYTPPNTANQQSQFSFNPANQQLPYSSNMARQQLQFSPNTGNKHLQYSSNMDNQQSHVHVYSQKMTNHQLQHTPSKTADQHLQHSPIKADQQTSYSKNTVNQKLKYTQHNTTKQSQDTADQQQLYSSNMTCQQPPYSPEKVNQTHQYSQNISRQPFGSREQYPPNKDNEEHVQVSQLKHESFNKSIADQQDFQQSGQKHESFYTDQPLTQDHHPQQVAKVERAQQEQNRIENHHPNLGNQPTAQHIQNQHTEVQTSSLASQRLQHTPTQNGSIYAHAAISPYTKQARSTGETVIAENQHAGQISTIPNAKETDDNKKEKIQSQKRKALPACKMKDSKQNIELDFIASPPVLFTPEYLMLKIPKQEKSNSKAVSNEKNKKRSQSPVDGSESLESGPVKKLKLEEARICTASIDQYPESEESRRNVQIHKRGFKKYLLSRYEEDKRMLAHSITKIQCEKPGPPPNNDSVLYASSNIPLKRTYASCDLAPKDPAPDGVGNKTNERIALSVGNKENTKISRNDINVVLDKETNTESPKQCNEQSSVQEPILSDLDNTSTFFPTENGSEISLNQIRLDLTMSSDSSVASDTEKSLKNDVSQCSGDQCSEIADCTDSTHLLGHDDSTNARDKNNHTSIKPVTVLSTFFSQSTNQMILPSFDQGRNIGFLIDFNPRRFGIIEHEDHLEQNFNAIPAKPTFSYRMTQNQRWNNLLAVRNTALLYQKFTQTV, from the exons AGTACAAAACGATGATGATATGTCACTTGAAAAGAACAAAATACTAATGAATCTTCATAATGATGAAAGAAAACCACCACAAGGTATACTGAAGTCAACTCCGTCAATAAAGGAACAACACAATCGTCCCTATTTATATGGAAGCCAAAAAGGTCAGCAAATTTCTGAACCAGAAAAACGGGTGAATCTAATGTTCAAACAACCTGCACAACAACGTGATTTAAACAAATCTGTACAGGAACAACGGAATCTGCAAAACATCCACCAAAGTCCATCATCCCCGCTAGCAACTCCACAAAACGTCCATCAAATGCAACCGCAATCACAATACCTTTATTCTGCAAATCAACCTAGTCAGACTCACGGTCAACAGCCTGCTTACCATGAAAACAATTATCCGAATCTACAAGTTAACCAACAACAATATACACCAAACAATGCTTACCAACAACCAAAATATCCACAGAATATACAGAATCAACAGCTACAGAACCCACCAAGCATTGCCAACCAACAGCGTCAATGTCCACCGAACAGTACTAATCAACCGATACAATATCAATCTAACCTGACTAATCACCAACTACAACATCCTACGGACTCGGCTTATCAACAGCTTCAGTTTCCACCAAACACGGCTTATCAACAACAACAGTATTCAACGAACATGACtaatcaccaaattttgtattcacCAAACATGTCTAATCAAGAACTACAATATACGCCACCGAATACGGCTAATCAGCAGTCTCAGTTTTCATTTAACCCTGCTAATCAACAACTACCATATTCATCGAACATGGCTAGACAACAGCTGCAGTTTTCACCAAACACAGGGAATAAACACCTTCAATATTCATCGAACATGGATAATCAACagtcacatgtacatgtatattcacaaAAGATGACTAATCATCAACTACAACATACGCCATCGAAAACAGCTGATCAACATCTTCAACATTCACCAATCAAGGCTGATCAACAAACATCGTATTCTAAAAACACAGTTaatcaaaagttaaaatataCGCAACATAATACGACGAAACAATCACAAGACACGGCTGATCAACAACAACTATATTCATCGAATATGACTTGTCAACAACCACCGTATTCACCTGAAAAAGTCAACCAAACGCATCAATATTCTCAAAACATAAGCAGACAACCGTTTGGATCTCGCGAACAATATCCACCAAACAAAGACAATGAGGAACATGTTCAAGTCTCGCAGCTCAAACACGAAAGTTTCAACAAGAGTATTGCTGATCAACAGGATTTTCAACAGTCAGGACAGAAACATGAAAGTTTTTATACTGACCAACCGCTCACACAAGATCATCATCCCCAGCAGGTTGCAAAGGTTGAGAGGGCACAACAAGAACAAAATCGTATTGAAAATCATCATCCTAATTTAGGTAACCAACCGACTGCTCAGCATATACAAAATCAACATACTGAAGTTCAAACAAGTTCACTAGCAAGTCAGAGACTTCAACATACGCCAACACAAAATGGAAGTATATATGCTCATGCAGCGATTTCGCCGTATACAAAACAGGCAAGGAGTACAGGCGAGACTGTTATAGCTGAAAATCAACATGCCGGACAAATATCGACGATACCAAATGCAAAAGAGACAGACgataataagaaagaaaaaatacaatcACAGAAGAGAAAGGCTCTACCAGCATGTAAAATGAAAGACAGTAAACAAAATATAGAACTTGATTTTATTGCTTCGCCACCTGTATTATTTACTCCTGAATATCTTATGTTAAAAATACCCAAACAAGAGAAATCAAATTCAAAAGCAGTGAGtaatgagaaaaataaaaagCGAAGCCAATCTCCAGTTGATGGTTCCGAAAGTTTAGAGTCAGGACCTGTAAAGAAGTTGAAGTTAGAGGAGGCTAGAATTTGTACTGCAAGTATAGACCAGTATCCCGAAAGCG agGAATCCCGAAGAAATGTCCAAATTCACAAAAGaggatttaaaaaatatttactatcaaGGTATGAAGAGGATAAGAGAATGTTAGCACATTCTATAACTAAAATCCAGTGTGAGAAGCCCGGTCCTCCACCAAATAACGATTCTGTTTTGTATGCATCGTCAAATATACCATTGAAAAGGACATACGCATCATGTGACCTTGCACCTAAAGACCCGGCACCAGACGGCGTTggcaataaaacaaatgaacgtATCGCATTGTCTGTAGGAAACAAAGAAAATACTAAAATATCAAGAAACGACATTAATGTAGTGTTAGACAAAGAAACGAATACAGAATCACCAAAGCAATGTAACGAGCAGTCCTCCGTTCAAGAACCGATTTTGTCAGACCTAGATAACACTTCAACTTTTTTTCCTACAGAAAATGGAAGTGAAATATCCTTGAACCAAATCAGGTTAGATCTGACAATGTCATCTGACAGTTCAGTGGCTTCAGATactgaaaaaagtttaaaaaatgatgtttcacAATGTAGTGGTGATCAATGTAGTGAAATCGCCGATTGCACAGATTCCACACATCTACTAGGACATGATGATTCTACAAATGCACGTGATAAAAATAACCACACATCGATAAAACCGGTTACTGTCCTATCGACATTCTTCAGCCAATCAACTAATCAAATGATTTTGCCATCATTTGACCAAGGCAGAAACATTGgttttttaatagattttaatCCGCGGCGATTTGGTATCATTGAACACGAAGACCATCTCGAACAAAATTTTAATGCGATTCCTGCTAAACCTACATTCAGCTACAGAATGACACAAAATCAGCGCTGGAACAATCTTTTGGCAGTTCGCAACACAGCCCTACTTTACCAGAAATTTACTCAGACagtataa